Proteins from one Sulfurovum sp. TSL1 genomic window:
- a CDS encoding lipopolysaccharide assembly protein LapB — protein MLKKIITLSFVLFLTYSLQANEAEEQTINHMEIATIMYYDGKYDKALEELQQAKDSHTKIEWDKYHNMRGLIFLKNENYQASIDAFKKAIIATKQKSYEPPVEEKPKREYLFSVFSEKKKVEEPIVKKPVFDPEKVRKDQIEEINIYLSQAYYKAEQYLNAVHALDAAGEKGRASASLFTLRAECYWKADQKGAAIDALSRGAKIFPKDATLLKQKFYYFAELKLYQAAIAAAKAYMQKMPANAQEYISLAQMLQSGGESEEAIKVLEEAKLKSPSSAKVHILLGHYYNQKEMPHVTADLFEKGSFYDAKYLKEAAEMYRRNGELAHALYLNSMMTDKEEKTKQKVAIYIGKGEFEKIIGVKDALDRYGLLKNDNMRYALAYAYYMVKDYESAEEHLKKIEDDELFSKATVIRKNIEKCRSNSLECI, from the coding sequence ATGTTGAAAAAAATTATTACACTATCATTTGTCCTTTTCTTGACATATTCACTGCAGGCGAATGAAGCTGAAGAACAAACGATCAATCATATGGAGATCGCTACGATTATGTACTATGACGGGAAGTACGATAAAGCACTTGAAGAACTTCAGCAAGCTAAAGATTCCCATACGAAGATCGAATGGGATAAATATCATAATATGAGAGGATTGATCTTTCTGAAAAATGAGAATTATCAGGCATCTATTGATGCATTTAAAAAAGCGATCATTGCAACCAAGCAAAAGAGTTATGAGCCACCGGTGGAAGAGAAGCCTAAAAGAGAGTATCTTTTCAGTGTTTTTTCTGAAAAGAAAAAAGTAGAAGAGCCTATAGTAAAAAAGCCGGTGTTTGATCCGGAGAAAGTAAGAAAAGATCAGATAGAGGAGATCAACATCTATCTTTCCCAGGCATATTATAAAGCAGAGCAGTATCTCAATGCCGTACATGCACTCGATGCAGCAGGAGAAAAAGGGCGTGCCAGTGCATCTCTATTCACACTTAGAGCAGAGTGTTACTGGAAAGCGGATCAAAAAGGTGCTGCGATCGATGCACTGAGCAGAGGGGCAAAGATTTTCCCTAAAGATGCAACATTGCTGAAACAGAAGTTTTATTATTTTGCAGAATTAAAGCTCTATCAGGCTGCCATCGCTGCGGCAAAAGCCTATATGCAGAAGATGCCTGCAAATGCACAGGAGTATATCTCCTTGGCACAGATGCTTCAAAGCGGGGGTGAATCAGAAGAGGCGATCAAGGTACTTGAAGAGGCGAAGCTGAAGTCCCCGTCTTCGGCAAAAGTACACATTTTACTGGGGCATTACTATAACCAAAAAGAGATGCCTCATGTTACTGCGGATCTTTTTGAAAAGGGTTCTTTTTATGATGCGAAATATCTGAAAGAAGCTGCAGAGATGTACAGAAGAAACGGTGAACTTGCACATGCGCTGTATCTCAATTCAATGATGACAGATAAAGAAGAAAAGACCAAACAGAAAGTAGCGATCTATATCGGTAAAGGTGAGTTTGAGAAGATCATAGGAGTCAAAGACGCGCTTGATAGATACGGTCTTTTGAAAAATGACAATATGCGTTATGCATTGGCGTATGCATACTATATGGTCAAAGATTATGAGAGTGCAGAAGAACATCTTAAAAAGATTGAAGATGATGAGCTCTTCTCTAAAGCGACGGTGATCCGTAAGAATATTGAAAAATGTAGAAGTAACAGTCTGGAGTGTATATAA
- a CDS encoding energy transducer TonB translates to MDTTKFNRDRAKTFALLAMGMGAFLMMVLVVSFNAKVEKKEKKVKDPMRYMKMAKQPPKVEKPKPKPKPKPKAQPKAPMPDLGAMLGGIAMNIPEFATGDIIGDGRSLLGDMAADAAMSEGTVDSKPRVVSRSPLEYPPAAAKKRIKGYVVVNLLIGKDGSVELAKVIASSPAGVFDQAALRGVRSWRFAPAKYKGNPVKVWAKQKVRFDFN, encoded by the coding sequence ATGGACACTACAAAGTTTAATAGAGATCGTGCCAAAACCTTTGCCTTATTGGCGATGGGAATGGGTGCTTTTTTGATGATGGTACTGGTTGTATCATTTAATGCAAAGGTCGAGAAGAAAGAGAAAAAAGTCAAAGACCCTATGCGTTATATGAAGATGGCAAAACAGCCGCCGAAAGTGGAAAAACCAAAACCGAAGCCAAAACCAAAACCTAAAGCACAGCCAAAAGCACCGATGCCGGACCTTGGAGCAATGCTTGGCGGGATCGCGATGAACATTCCTGAATTCGCTACAGGGGATATCATCGGTGACGGTAGAAGTCTTTTGGGCGATATGGCAGCAGATGCAGCAATGAGTGAAGGTACTGTTGACAGTAAACCAAGGGTGGTTTCACGTAGTCCATTGGAGTACCCTCCTGCAGCAGCTAAAAAACGTATCAAAGGATATGTGGTCGTGAACTTGCTTATCGGTAAGGATGGAAGTGTAGAGCTGGCAAAAGTGATCGCTTCAAGTCCGGCAGGTGTGTTTGATCAGGCGGCACTGAGAGGTGTCAGAAGCTGGCGTTTTGCTCCGGCAAAATATAAAGGCAACCCGGTCAAAGTATGGGCGAAGCAAAAAGTACGCTTCGATTTTAATTAA
- a CDS encoding biopolymer transporter ExbD: MRIRPKKQEVDNVDVSPLIDMVFILLIFFMVTTTFVKDMKLDLERPSAASASKSDAKVVRVYIDNTSQVYIDNQPVQLWAIQSKLRDLLRTASEKSVLVISDDTIPVETLIDVVDECRMSGAKDVAVSTSKEMG, translated from the coding sequence ATGAGAATTAGACCAAAGAAACAAGAAGTAGACAATGTAGATGTATCCCCATTGATCGATATGGTTTTTATCCTATTGATCTTTTTTATGGTAACCACTACGTTTGTAAAAGATATGAAGCTGGACCTTGAGCGTCCGTCTGCCGCAAGTGCCAGTAAGTCAGATGCAAAAGTGGTACGTGTCTATATCGATAATACGTCGCAAGTGTATATCGATAACCAGCCGGTACAACTATGGGCGATACAGAGTAAACTCAGAGACCTGTTGCGTACTGCTTCTGAGAAGTCAGTTTTGGTCATCTCTGATGATACGATCCCTGTAGAGACATTGATCGATGTAGTGGATGAGTGTCGTATGTCAGGGGCAAAGGATGTAGCTGTATCCACATCAAAAGAGATGGGATAA
- a CDS encoding MotA/TolQ/ExbB proton channel family protein has translation MLSPFELIGRFVDLMNTGGVVMWVLFVLNFFLWYGLGYRYFILKRGTKGNVRRLITKHETRGEAQAMRGMLDYAVADALQAAQEAKAIGANVRKHINGVLLPYYSDVNSYRIMIKTIVVLAPLVGLLGTVMGMIETFDALQSSSMFAQGASISGGISKALFTTELGLVVAVPGLIIGRVLDRKAERYELEFEQITDIISTKDAE, from the coding sequence ATGCTTTCGCCATTTGAGTTAATCGGCAGATTTGTCGATCTTATGAATACCGGAGGAGTGGTCATGTGGGTACTTTTTGTACTGAACTTCTTTCTCTGGTATGGTTTGGGATATCGTTATTTTATCCTGAAGAGGGGAACCAAAGGGAATGTCCGCCGTTTGATCACTAAGCATGAAACAAGAGGTGAAGCACAAGCGATGCGAGGGATGCTTGACTATGCTGTTGCGGATGCCCTCCAAGCTGCACAAGAGGCCAAAGCGATCGGGGCAAACGTAAGAAAACACATCAACGGTGTCTTGCTCCCGTATTATAGTGATGTAAACAGTTACAGGATCATGATCAAGACGATCGTTGTACTTGCACCACTGGTAGGTCTGCTTGGAACCGTTATGGGGATGATCGAGACATTCGATGCACTGCAAAGCAGTTCTATGTTTGCACAGGGAGCCAGTATCTCAGGAGGTATCTCCAAAGCGCTTTTTACTACCGAACTCGGGTTGGTGGTTGCCGTTCCCGGGCTGATCATAGGACGTGTACTTGACAGAAAAGCAGAACGTTATGAACTTGAATTTGAACAGATCACAGATATTATATCCACGAAGGATGCAGAATGA
- a CDS encoding MotA/TolQ/ExbB proton channel family protein: MKALSITKLFFAIATLVSLSATVQAGELERAYQKEYAFLKAQKAELEKRLETDTVQQANELHASKEKVEALQAKLLEVSAKAKVSSEKLEKLSKMLAEKEDTGGLTGNVVNQARLALEPYGVKVSDDNKTNDVEKIQQAFGSSMKLYSELSSLRNEKGAFYLPDGKKAEGDIVKVGNVAAYGIAKEAAGALSPAGDGNYKLWNAVGSSDDAKAMFAKEKTETIDIFVYENLDKEVDYVTEKTFMDTMEDGGIIGYIIFALGLFGLVLLGLRVINLMGAKTNVNEITQIVVDTLESGEGSTVSLEKLKGYKGSTARVIKATLRNIKKERAHVEDVIMENILNESTQIDRFGSFVLVIAAVAPLMGLLGTVTGMIETFEVITEFGTGDPKLLSGGISAALVTTMQGLIVAIPLLLIGNLLSGWAQSIKDSMEQSALHIVNLYEKYRG, encoded by the coding sequence ATGAAGGCATTATCAATCACTAAACTATTTTTCGCGATCGCAACACTTGTTTCGCTTTCGGCAACTGTCCAGGCAGGGGAACTTGAAAGAGCGTATCAAAAAGAGTATGCATTCCTTAAAGCACAAAAAGCAGAACTTGAAAAGAGACTTGAAACAGATACAGTACAACAGGCAAATGAACTTCATGCATCTAAAGAGAAGGTAGAAGCACTTCAGGCAAAACTTCTTGAAGTATCTGCAAAGGCAAAAGTAAGCAGTGAAAAACTGGAAAAACTCTCCAAGATGTTGGCTGAGAAAGAGGATACGGGCGGTCTTACAGGTAATGTGGTCAATCAGGCACGTTTGGCACTTGAACCCTATGGTGTGAAAGTTTCAGATGATAATAAAACCAATGATGTAGAGAAGATCCAGCAGGCATTCGGCAGTTCTATGAAATTGTACAGCGAACTCTCTTCTTTGAGAAATGAAAAAGGTGCGTTCTATCTTCCGGATGGGAAGAAAGCAGAAGGTGATATCGTAAAAGTAGGAAATGTGGCTGCATATGGTATCGCCAAGGAAGCAGCCGGAGCACTTTCCCCTGCAGGAGACGGTAACTATAAACTATGGAATGCCGTGGGTTCATCTGATGATGCCAAAGCAATGTTTGCCAAAGAGAAGACAGAAACGATCGATATCTTTGTCTATGAGAACCTTGATAAAGAGGTGGATTATGTGACGGAGAAAACCTTTATGGATACGATGGAAGACGGTGGTATCATCGGCTATATCATCTTTGCACTTGGCCTCTTTGGTCTGGTCCTTTTGGGACTGAGAGTGATCAACCTGATGGGGGCAAAAACAAATGTGAATGAGATCACTCAGATCGTGGTAGATACATTGGAATCCGGTGAGGGCAGCACAGTTTCTCTTGAGAAGCTTAAAGGATATAAAGGCTCAACGGCAAGAGTCATCAAAGCGACGTTGAGAAATATCAAAAAAGAGAGAGCACACGTTGAGGATGTCATTATGGAAAATATCCTGAATGAAAGTACACAGATCGACAGATTTGGCAGTTTTGTACTGGTCATCGCTGCGGTTGCACCGTTGATGGGGCTCTTGGGTACGGTCACAGGAATGATCGAGACATTTGAAGTGATCACAGAGTTTGGTACAGGTGATCCGAAATTGCTTTCAGGCGGTATCTCTGCAGCACTGGTGACAACGATGCAAGGTCTTATTGTAGCGATCCCGCTTCTGTTGATCGGAAACCTGCTTTCCGGTTGGGCACAAAGCATTAAAGACTCTATGGAGCAAAGTGCTTTACATATCGTAAATCTTTACGAGAAGTATAGAGGCTAA
- a CDS encoding DUF3450 family protein, translating into MVTFRRLISISAALSVSGTMLHAANDDSMIKSIMELRSQVESLYTQIDDNKEAYRAQMKSYALQTSDNEAQINRQETALKLTQQNIEKTQKKLEVMGSATVDLKPVVTNALDALEKEIQAGIPFRREERVAALHQIKEDLKNGNISQEKALALTWASYDDALRLTKEIGQFKQEITLDGKDTIAKIAKVGSVMMFFATPDDRVGYVKQEGKKYSYVVAKDSTERDQIIDLFDAVQKQIRTGYFTLPNALLLRGAN; encoded by the coding sequence ATGGTCACATTCAGAAGATTGATCTCCATATCAGCAGCGCTATCAGTTTCAGGTACGATGCTTCATGCAGCAAATGATGACAGCATGATCAAATCGATCATGGAACTCAGATCGCAGGTAGAGTCGCTCTATACACAAATTGATGATAACAAAGAGGCGTACAGAGCTCAAATGAAGTCTTATGCACTTCAAACTTCCGACAATGAAGCACAGATCAACAGACAAGAAACTGCGTTGAAGCTGACACAACAGAACATTGAAAAAACGCAAAAAAAGCTTGAAGTGATGGGAAGCGCCACAGTGGACCTTAAGCCTGTTGTGACCAATGCACTTGATGCACTTGAAAAAGAGATCCAAGCCGGTATCCCTTTCAGAAGGGAAGAGAGAGTCGCAGCACTTCATCAGATCAAAGAGGATCTTAAAAACGGGAACATCTCACAAGAGAAAGCGCTTGCACTGACATGGGCAAGCTATGATGATGCATTGCGTTTGACCAAAGAGATCGGACAGTTCAAGCAGGAGATCACGCTGGATGGAAAAGACACCATAGCAAAGATAGCCAAAGTGGGTTCAGTGATGATGTTCTTCGCAACACCGGATGACAGAGTCGGGTATGTGAAACAAGAGGGCAAGAAGTACAGCTATGTAGTAGCAAAAGACAGCACTGAGCGTGATCAGATCATTGATCTTTTTGATGCCGTGCAAAAACAGATCCGTACAGGATACTTTACTCTGCCCAATGCATTACTACTTAGAGGAGCTAACTAA
- a CDS encoding YbaB/EbfC family nucleoid-associated protein, with protein MFEGFDLGNMGKIMEQMQEKAKEIQEQAKNIHFTAKAGGGLIELTANGAGEVIDLTIDDSLLEDKESLQILLISAMNDVNKMIEDNKKSQAMGMMGGMNPFGS; from the coding sequence ATGTTTGAAGGCTTTGACTTGGGCAACATGGGTAAGATAATGGAGCAGATGCAGGAAAAAGCGAAAGAGATACAGGAACAGGCTAAAAATATACACTTTACCGCTAAAGCAGGCGGAGGCCTTATTGAACTGACCGCAAACGGTGCGGGCGAAGTGATAGATCTCACGATAGATGATTCTTTGTTGGAAGACAAAGAGTCTTTACAGATACTGCTCATCTCAGCGATGAATGATGTCAATAAAATGATAGAAGACAATAAAAAGTCTCAGGCGATGGGTATGATGGGCGGGATGAACCCGTTCGGGTCTTAA
- the panD gene encoding aspartate 1-decarboxylase: MNITMLYSKIHRATVTDANLNYVGSITIDQELLDAANMRVGQKIDIVNVNNGERFSTYIIPGEPGKKDICLNGAAARKVHKGDKIIIIAYATMNEEEADAHLPKIVILDDDNSIAEEFEGLE, encoded by the coding sequence ATGAATATTACAATGCTTTATTCTAAAATACATAGAGCTACCGTAACAGATGCAAACTTGAATTATGTAGGCTCAATTACCATTGATCAGGAACTTTTAGATGCAGCCAATATGCGTGTCGGACAAAAGATCGATATCGTGAATGTCAATAACGGTGAGCGTTTTTCTACCTATATCATCCCGGGTGAACCAGGCAAAAAAGATATCTGTCTGAATGGGGCAGCGGCGAGAAAAGTACATAAAGGCGATAAGATCATCATTATTGCCTATGCAACGATGAATGAAGAAGAAGCAGATGCGCATCTGCCAAAAATCGTCATACTGGATGATGACAATAGCATCGCCGAAGAGTTTGAGGGCTTAGAATAA
- a CDS encoding ferredoxin, which translates to MVPGTIPQPAFYIFKCQQSAPPGMPKPSCVKADDQESQELFQYLAQKLMQKGIMPAVTPIQTGCLNRCQQGPVMLVEPGHTMYVGLTKEKIDRIIDEHIIGGTVVEEYVIPAEMWGEPLSPASLAR; encoded by the coding sequence ATGGTACCAGGTACTATACCACAACCAGCGTTTTATATCTTCAAATGTCAGCAGTCTGCACCTCCGGGGATGCCAAAACCATCTTGTGTAAAAGCAGATGATCAAGAGTCACAAGAACTTTTTCAGTACCTTGCACAGAAATTGATGCAAAAAGGGATCATGCCTGCAGTTACACCTATTCAGACCGGTTGTCTTAACCGTTGTCAACAAGGTCCGGTAATGCTAGTAGAACCGGGGCATACAATGTATGTAGGTTTGACAAAAGAGAAGATAGATAGAATTATCGATGAGCATATCATCGGTGGAACAGTTGTAGAAGAGTATGTGATCCCGGCTGAAATGTGGGGAGAACCTCTTTCACCTGCAAGTCTGGCTCGTTAA
- a CDS encoding UDP-N-acetylmuramoyl-L-alanyl-D-glutamate--2,6-diaminopimelate ligase: MKLDFQKDGYLFLTDDTSKLDKDTIFLKTTQNSRYYETLASKPETLTVGELISFWGLEKMKVVGVTGTNGKTTVTAAIYSFLLDLDEKPALQGTRGLFAQEKRIEEKSMTTPSILETLHNMKQTMDMGCNYFIMEVSSHAIDQNRIEGLSFALKVHTNVTSDHLDYHGTVEEYRRVKSLFFADESPKLLNKDDIKNITYNPIGAQSYGVDEPATFKVQAFSLLNGITAGIKHLRTEATFHSPMVGLFNLFNLMAAIGSVQMLTGRSIEEICEVVEYFAGVSGRMEVVSRDPLVIVDFAHTDDGMYQVLESMKDRDISVVFGAGGNRDKEKRPRMGAVAGRYANKIYVTSDNPRDEVPEMILEDILLGLHGKDHVTATPDRRLAIKMALDALGENEVLLILGKGDEDYQEIKGVKHPFDDREVVRELLDERA, from the coding sequence GTGAAATTGGATTTCCAAAAAGATGGTTATCTTTTTCTGACAGATGATACAAGCAAACTCGATAAAGATACGATCTTTTTAAAAACGACACAAAATAGCCGCTATTACGAAACATTGGCGTCGAAACCGGAAACACTTACAGTGGGTGAGCTGATCTCTTTTTGGGGACTCGAAAAGATGAAAGTGGTAGGTGTGACCGGAACGAACGGTAAAACGACGGTAACCGCAGCCATTTACTCTTTTTTGCTTGATCTGGATGAGAAGCCGGCACTGCAGGGTACGCGCGGTTTATTTGCGCAGGAAAAGCGGATAGAAGAGAAGAGCATGACCACGCCTTCTATCCTCGAAACACTGCACAATATGAAACAGACGATGGATATGGGATGTAACTACTTCATCATGGAAGTCAGCTCCCATGCGATAGATCAAAACCGGATAGAGGGGTTAAGCTTTGCCCTTAAGGTCCATACCAATGTCACCTCTGACCATTTGGATTATCATGGTACCGTTGAAGAGTACAGACGTGTGAAGAGTCTCTTTTTTGCAGATGAATCACCCAAGCTGCTCAATAAAGATGACATTAAAAACATTACGTATAACCCCATAGGGGCACAGAGTTACGGAGTGGATGAGCCGGCAACCTTCAAAGTGCAGGCGTTCTCTTTGCTGAATGGTATCACGGCAGGGATCAAACATTTGCGGACCGAAGCAACCTTCCACTCACCCATGGTAGGCCTCTTTAACCTTTTTAACCTGATGGCAGCCATAGGTTCGGTACAGATGTTAACGGGAAGAAGCATAGAAGAGATATGTGAAGTGGTAGAGTATTTTGCAGGGGTCTCAGGGCGTATGGAAGTGGTGAGCAGAGACCCGCTTGTGATCGTGGATTTTGCACATACCGATGATGGTATGTATCAAGTGCTTGAGTCGATGAAAGACAGAGACATCTCGGTGGTCTTTGGAGCAGGCGGGAACAGAGATAAAGAGAAACGTCCCCGCATGGGAGCAGTTGCCGGCAGGTATGCAAACAAGATCTATGTGACCAGTGACAACCCTCGGGATGAAGTACCCGAAATGATACTTGAAGATATCTTACTGGGCTTGCACGGAAAGGACCATGTCACTGCGACTCCAGACAGAAGACTCGCCATAAAAATGGCACTTGATGCATTGGGAGAGAATGAAGTACTGCTCATACTCGGCAAGGGGGATGAGGACTATCAGGAGATCAAAGGGGTGAAGCATCCTTTTGATGACAGGGAAGTGGTACGGGAACTTCTAGATGAGAGAGCGTAA